A region of the Nocardia asteroides genome:
CTGCACCCGCGAGATCGGCGCGACCCGGCTCTCCTGGGTGAGCCAGCCGACCCGGGTGTAGACCGCCTCGTCGGTGACCTCCCAGCGGTGCACAGCGTAGCGCCACCAGGGCGCCACGCCGATGTTCACCGCCGCAGGCACGAGCGCGACCAGGAAGAACCCGAGCTGCCAACCGCGGTGCCCGGAGTCGAGCGCCACCCAGACCAGCAGCGCCGCGAACGGGATCGCCCAGGCCAGCGCGGCCTGCGCAGTCCACAGGAGCCGGGCCTTCGGACTGGGACGCCAGGCCGGATCGGCCATGATCGTGCGCGGCTGCGACATGCAGCCATGTTTGCACGACGACGTGGCCGCTGTCGCAGGTAATCGTCAGCGGCTCACGTGGATCTCCCGCGACTCCGACGGCGGGTACGAGGCGCCCGACCAGCCATGGGCAGGAATGCAATTCGCCTTGGTCGCAATGGTTTCGGGCTGGTCGAGACTCCCTGGCGCATGCGACGGCACGATCACAGGAGGTATCACACCCCACGGGATCGCAGAACGCACGTCCACCCGAACGAGGACGGTCGACTCGGCGGTGCTCACCGAGGCCGGTGCCGATGGCCGAGCGCGGGCACCGCGCCGTGCCCTGGAATAGGCCCGGGCATCCCGCAGTTGTCAACGCTCAACGGCGCCCGTGTCCATCGCGAGCGCCGTGTGAGCGGAGTGTTCGCCCGCGCGGCTGGTCCGCTTCGCCTCACTGTGGAGCACTGGAGGGAGACAGTTCCGGATGTGTAGCGCATGATCGAGGGCGTGACCGACCTACCGAACCCGAGCGTTCCGTCCGCGCCGCCCAGTCCATCGGCCATGCGCCGGGCGCTGCGCAGGGCCCGCGACGGTGTCACGTTGAACGTGGACGAGGCCGCGGTGCTGCTGCACGCGACGGGTGACGATCTCGCCGACCTCTGTCGCAGCGCCGCCCGGGTGCGCGACGCCGGCCTGGCGTCCGCGGGCCGTCCGAAGACGATCAGTTATTCCCGCAACGTCTTCATCCCGCTGACGCGGCTGTGCCGGGACAAATGCCACTACTGCACCTTCGTCACGGTGCCGGGCAAACTGCGCGCCGAGGGCAAGGGAATGTTCCTCGAACCCGACGAGGTGCTCGACATCGCGCGGCGCGGCGCGGCGCTCGGCTGCAAGGAGGCGCTGTTCACGCTGGGTGACCGGCCCGAGGATCGCTGGCCGGAGGCCGCGCAGTGGCTGGACGAGCGCGGCTACGACTCCACGCTGGACTACCTGCGCGCCGTATCGATCATGGTGCTGGAGGAGACCGGTCTGCTGCCGCACCTGAACCCGGGCGTGATGTCGTGGGAGGAGATCGCGCGGCTCAAGCCGGTGGCGCAGTCCATGGGCATGATGCTGGAGACCACCGCGACCCGGTTGTTCACCGAGAAGGGCAACTGCCACTACGGCAGCCCGGACAAGGACCCCGCGGTGCGGCTGCGCGCCATCACCGACGCGGGCAGGCTCTCGGTGCCCTACACCACCGGCATCCTGGTCGGCATCGGTGAGACGATGGCGGAGCGGGCCGAGTCGATTATGGCGATTCGCAAGCAGCACAAGGCTTTCGGACACATCCAGGAAGTCATCATCCAGAACTTCCGCGCCAAGGACGACACCGCCATGCGGGACGTGCCGGACGCGGGCCTGGAGGAATTCCTCGCCACCATCGCCGTCACCCGCGTCCTGCTCGGACCGGACGTGCCGGTGCAGGCGCCGCCGAACCTGGTCTCGCACGCCGAGTGCCGCGCGCTGATCGAGGCGGGCATCGACGACTGGGGCGGCGTCTCCCCGGTGACGCCCGATCACGTGAACCCGGAACGGCCGTGGCCGAATCTGGACACGCTGCGGGAGATCACCGAGGCGGCGGGCTATCAGCTGGTCGAGCGGACCTCCGCGCACCCGAAGTACGTGCGCGCGGGCAACCCGTGGGTCGATCCGCGGATCGGCGCGCACGTCGCGGCGCTCACCGACCCGGCCACCGGGCTGGCGAAGTCGGGCGCTGTGCCGGTCGGCCTGCCCTGGCAGGAACCGGACGAGTCCTGGGAGTCGGCCGGGCGCGTGGACCTCAACACCGCCATCGACACCGAGGGCCGCAACACAGAGCACCGCAGTGACGCGGCGCTCGGGCAGGAGGTCGTCGGCGCCTTCGGCGACTGGGACACCATCCGCGAACAGGCCCGCGATCTCGCCGTCACGACGCCGCAGCGGCTGGACGGCGACGTGCTGGCCGCGTTGCGCTCCGCCGAACGCGATCCGGCCGGGCTCAGCGACGCCGAGTACCTCGCGCTGGCCACCGCCGACGGCGTCGAGCTGGACGCGGTCGCCGCGCTGGCCGATCAGTTGCGCCGCGACACCGTCGGCGACGATGTCACCTACGTGGTCAACCGGAACATCAACTTCACCAACATCTGCTACACCGGGTGCCGGTTCTGCGCGTTCGCCCAGCGCAAGGGCGACGCGGACGCGTTCACGCTCAGCACCGACGAGGTCGCCGACCGAGCCTGGGAGGCGCACGTCGACGGCGCGACCGAGGTGTGCATGCAGGGCGGCATCGACCCCGACCTGCCGGTTACCGGCTACGCGGACCTGGTGCGGGCGGTCAAACAGCGGGTGCCCTCGATGCACGTGCACGCGTTCAGCCCGATGGAGATCGTCAACGGCGCCTCACGCGGCGGCCAGAGCGTCCGGGACTGGCTGGTCGCGCTGAAGGAGGCCGGCCTGGACACCATTCCCGGCACCGCCGCGGAGATCCTGGACGACGAGGTGCGCTGGGTGCTCACCAAGGGCAAACTGCCCACCTCGGCGTGGATCGACGTGATCACCACCGCGCATCAGGTGGGCCTCCGCTCCAGCTCGACGATGATGTACGGCCACGTGGACAACCCCGAGCACTGGGTCGGGCATCTGCGGGTGCTGCGCGGAATCCAGGACGAGACCGGCGGCTTCACCGAATTCGTGCTGTTGCCGTTCGTGCACCAGAGCGCGCCGCTGTACCTGGCGGGCGCGGCTCGGCCGGGGCCGACCAACCGGGACAACCGCGCCGCGCACGCGCTGGCCAGGATCATGCTGCACGGCCGCATCCACAACATCCAGACCAGCTGGGTCAAGCTCGGCACCACCGGCACCCGGGTGATGCTCAACAGCGGCGCCAACGATCTCGGCGGTACGCTGATGGAGGAGACCATCTCCCGGATGGCCGGCTCGCAGCACGGCTCGGCTAAGACCGTCGCCGAACTGGTCGAGATCGCCGCCGGTATCGGGCGACCGGCGCGGGAGCGGACGACGACCTACGGCGTCCCGCAGCACAAGAGCCCGTCCGCCTCTCCGGGTCTCCAGGCAGTCCTGGTCAGGTGACGTTCAGGTCTGGGTGCCGCCCGAGTCACCGATATGTCGGCGGGCCACCCCAGGACCGGTACCGGCGACGACGATAGTTTCCGGCCCGCGGTGCGATCGGGTTTCCGGTCCTCCGCGGGCATCGGGTGACCGGCGCAATGACGGGCCGGCTCTCGCCACGCTCCGGGACGACCTCGTACAACGTGGCGACCACCGCGTACGCCAGGTGGCGGAGTGGAAATCGGCCGTCGCGGCGGCGTGCGCGATACCGGAAGTTAGGGCAGGCTGACCAGTAGTAACGTGGGGTGCCGGGATAGGGTTTCGCCGGGCGGACTATCCCGCAGGCGAGGACAGACTAGGAGAGCGGCAGTGCCGTACATCATCGCTGAACCGTGCGTTGACGTGAAGGACAAGGCATGCATCGAGGAATGCCCCGTGGACTGCATCTACGAGGGTGGTCGCATGCTGTACATCCATCCCGACGAATGCGTGGACTGTGGTGCATGTGAGCCGGTGTGCCCGGTGGAGGCGATCTTCTACGAAGACGACACCCCGGACCAGTGGGGCGGATACGTGAACGCCAACGTCGACTTCTTCGACGAGCTGGGCTCGCCCGGCGGCGCCACCAAGGTCGGCAAGGTCGACTACGACCCGCCGTTCATCAAGGAACTGCCCCCGATGGCGAGTGAGTGAGCCCTGACGTGTCACCGCGTGGCCGGGTCAGCAGTCTGCTGCCCGATTTTCCCTGGGACACCATCGCCTCGGTGAAGGCGCGAGCGGCCGCTCACCCCGGCGGAATAGTCGACCTGTCCGTCGGCACTCCGGTCGACCCGGTCGACCCGCTGATCCGGACGGCGCTGAACTCCGTCGCCGCGGTCCCCGGATACCCGACCACGCATGGCACCCCCGAGCTCCGCGCGGCCGCGGTCGACGCGCTGAAGCGGCGCTACGGGATCACCGGACTCGAACCCGCGGCCGTGCTGCCCGCGATCGGCACCAAGGAGCTGATCGCGGGCTTGCCGCGGCTGCTCGGCCTCGGCTCGGGCGACCTGGTCGTCATCCCCGAGGTCGCCTATCCCACTTACGAGGTCGGCGCACTTCTGGCGGGCGCGCAGGTGCTGCGCGCCGACGGATTGACCCGCCTCGGCCCGCAGAATCCCGCGCTGATCTACGTGAACTCGCCCTCCAACCCGACCGGCCGGGTACTCGGCGTCGATCATCTGCGCAAGGTGGTCGCCTTCGCACGGGAGCGCGGCGCGATCGTCGCCTCCGACGAGTGCTACCTGGGATTGACGTGGGAGGGTCGCGCTGTCTCCTTGCTCGACCCGGAGGTGTGCGAAGGCGACCACACCAACCTGCTGGCCGTGCATTCGCTGTCCAAGACCTCCAACCTGGCCAGCTACCGTGCCGGTTTCGTGGCGGGTGACCCGGAGCTGATCGCCGAGCTGCTCGAGGTGCGCAAGCACGCGGGCATGATGGTGCCGTTCCCGATCCAGGCCGCGATGACGGCCGCCCTCAGCGACGACGCGCACGAGGCGCGCCAGCGTGAGCGGTACCGGGCCCGGCGCGAAGTGTTGCGAAACGCGCTGGAGCGAGCCGGTTTCCGGATCGATCACTCCGAGGCGGGCCTGTATCTGTGGTCGACGCGCGGCGAGCCGTGCCGGACCACTTTGGACTGGCTGGCCGACCGCGGCGTCCTCGCCGCTCCCGGCGACTTCTACGGTCCCGGCGCGAGCGAGCACGTACGGATCGCGCTGACCGCGACGGACGAGCGGATCGCTGCGGCGGCCGAGCGGCTGGCCGCGGGCTGACCCCCGGGAACGTTTCGCACGAGCGCGGCACCTCGAATAGGGCGGGCCGACGGCACCGGCGACGGGCTGCTCGATTCCACGGCCATCCGGGTGTGTCGGCGTCCGCGCGCGCCCGGCCCGGAGGGCTAGCCTGAGGTATGGACGCTGTCACGGTTGTCCCCACGCCCCGCAACGAACCGGTGCGCACCTACGCGCCCGGAAGTCCCGAACGGGAGCTACTGCTCGGCAGACTTGCCGAGCTGTCCGCCGAGCCCGTCGACGTGCCGCTGGTGATCGGCGGCAAACATCGTCCCGGCATCGGTGCGCGGCACGACATCGTCGCACCGCATCGGCATCGCCAGGTGCTGGGGACCTACACCGACATCACACATTCGGAAGCGCACGGCGCCATCGACGCCGCGATCGCGGCCGCACCGGGTTGGCGGGCCATGCCGTTCGAGGAACGCGCCGCGGTGCTGTTGCGCGCCGCCGACCTGCTGGCCGGTCCGTGGCGGGAGACGGTCGCGGCGGCCACCATGCTCGGGCAGTCGAAGTCGGTCCAGCAGGCGGAGATCGACGCGCCGTGCGAACTGGTCGACTTCTGGCGGTTCAACGTCGCCTTCGCCCGGGAGATCCTGGAGCAACAGCCCCAGTCCAGCGCGGGGGTGTGGAACCGGATGGACTACCGGCCGCTGGAAGGGTTCGTCTACGCCATCACGCCGTTCAACTTCACCGCGATCGCCGGGAATCTGCCGACCGCGCCCGCGCTGATGGGCAACACGGTGGTGTGGAAGCCGTCGCCGACGCAGACGTTGTCGGCGTTCCACACCATGCGGCTGCTCGAGGCGGCGGGCTTGCCGCCCGGCGTGATCAATCTGGTCACCGGCGATGGAGTGCAGCTGTCGGAGGTGGCGCTGGCCGATCCGCGGCTGGCCGGTATCCATTTCACCGGTTCCACCAAGACCTTCCAGTACCTGTGGCAGCAGGTCGGCGCGAATATCGCGCGTTATCACGGCTATCCGCGCCTGGTCGGTGAAACGGGCGGCAAGGACTTCATCGTCGCGCACTCCTCGGCCGATCCGGACGCGCTGCGCACCGCCCTGATTCGCGGGGCCTACGAGTATCAGGGCCAGAAGTGTTCGGCGGCTTCGCGCGCCTACATCGCGCGGTCGGTCTGGCGCGCGATGGGAGATGAGTTCCTGCACGAGACCGGGGAGCTCAGCTACGGCGACGTCGCGGATCTGTCGAATTTCGGTGGCGCGCTCATCGATCGGCGCGCGTTCGACAAGAACGTGGCGGCTATCCGGCGCGCGGTGGACGCGGGCGTCACCATCCCGGTCGGTGGCGCCTACGACGACAGCGAAGGCTGGTTTGTGCGGCCGACCGTGTTGCTGGTGGACAACCCGCACGACGAATCGTTCGCCACCGAATACTTCGGGCCGATCCTGTCGGTGTACGTCTACGACGACGCCGAGCCCGGCGCCTACAGCGCGATTCTCGCCGAAGTCGAGTCGGCGGCGCCCTATGCGCTGACCGGCGCGGTGTTCGCGCAGGACCGGTACGCGGTCGAACAAGCCGACGCCGCACTGCGGTTCGCGGCCGGCAACTTCTACGTCAACGACAAGCCCACCGGCGCGGTGGTCGGTCAGCAGCCCTTCGGCGGGGCGCGCGCCTCCGGCACCGACGACAAGGCCGGTTCACCGTTGAACCTGCTGCGCTGGGTCGCGCCGCGGACGATCAAGGAGACCTTCGTACCGCCCGTGGACCACCGCTACCCGCACATGCGGGGTGAGTAGGGTAGGTAGCTCTACACCAGCGGCTTTCCCCGCCGCAACCGCCTGCGCAGATCGAACAGGTAGGCGTTGAGCGGGAACATCCGTGCCGATCGGGGCAGTCGCCGATGCACCGCCCCGATCGTCCGCAGCAGCCGGTCTACGCGGCGCTGGTCGCGGTCGGTCCAGGTCATGCCCATCTCCTCGCGCAGGTGCTGCGGGAGCAGGCCGGTGACGATGAACCGCTGCAGCCCGGCGAAGGCGACCCGCACAGGTCGCGGCATCATCTTCAGGTCGATCAGACCGTTGAAGTAGTCCCGCAACTCCGGCTCGATGCCGCGCTGCTTCAAGTTCTCGTTCCAGTACCGCTGGAATTCCGCGCGATTCGCCGGCCACATCTCCGGCCGCATCTGCAAGGTGGTGCCCAGCCGCGCGGCGTAGCTGTAGAAGGCGTCCGCGGTGGCGGCGTCCATCGGGCCGTGCATCCGGGTGTAGAGATCATCGATGCCCCAGTAGAGGCAGGCGGCGACCCACAGCTGCAGGTTCGGGTCGAAGGCGTTGTACTTCACCGGGCTCGCCGGGGTGGAGCGCACCGAACGGTGCGATCCGTTGACCGCCTCGCGGTATGCGTCGCGTTCGGCATCCGATCCGAGCAGCGCGACGGCGATATAGGTCAGCGTGGTGCGTAACCGTTTGATCGGGTGCAGGGTGACCTTGCCGCTGTCGACGGTGCTTTCCAGGACACCGCGCCCGACCGGGCGCAGGCTCAGCTGCATGATGACGTTGGCGGCGCCGCCGAGGAATGCGGCGATGCCGTCGACGTACTCGCCGACCGTCTCCGGTGTGAGAGGCCGGCTCGGGTCCGGCTCGTGCTCGGCGGTGCGCAGCGGGGCGGTCATCATCGACCTCGTCTTTCGTTTCCGCCCGATCCAGAGAATCAAGCGATGAGAAGATTATTCATCAACTTTCTCATCGACTCGAAGAGCTGTCAATCAGCGTGAGGGTCTGTGACGATATGCAATGCTGAAAGCGTCATCGTTTCGCTGTCGCGGATAGGGGTTGAAGCATGGCCAGGCTGACCAGACTGCTGCCGCTCGTGCGCAGCGCCGCCCCGGAGGATCGCAACCAGACGCGGGTCCTGGACGCGGCGCTGCTGGCGTTCCTGGACTTCGGTATCAAGCGCACCAGCATGGTCGAGGTCGCGCGGCGCGGCGGATTGTCCCTGGCCACCCTCTATCGCCGCTTCGCGAGCAAGACCGATCTGATCAAGGCCGTCGGGCTGCGGCAGACCCGCGAGTTCATCGAGGAGGTCGACGCCGCGCTCCAGCGCCAGGTCGACCGGGACGCGAGCGCCGAGGAGCAGATCATCGAACTGTTCGCGGCGTTCATCAACGGACTGCGCGGCAATCAGCTGATCCACCGGCTGCTGGCCACCGAACCCGAGCTCGTGCTGCCCTATCTCACCACGCAGGGTGCCCCGGTTATCGAGCTCGGCCGTGATTACCTCGCCGAGTTCATCACCCGCTTGCAGCGCGAAGGCAAGCTGCCGCAATACGATCCGGAGCCCTTGGCCGAGATGATCGCCCGCACCGCGCTCTCACTGGCGCTGACCCCGCAGACCGTCATCCCGCTCGGCGACGACGCGTCGATCCGGCAGTTCGCGCGCGACCACGTGGTGGTGTCGTTCCGGGTGCCTTAGCGGGCTCAGCGCTGCCGCGGGGCTCCGGTGATCATCGCCGTGAGGGCGGCCATCACGTCGGCGGTCTGCTCGGCCGCGGTGCCACGGGTGTGCGCGGTCACCGCGAAACCGGGACCGTAGGACGCCGAGGCGACTTCCGGCTCGCCGAAGTCCGACCAACCCCATTTGGTGCCGAGTACGAACGGCAAGCGGGCGGTGCCCCAATCCTGCTCGGTGCCGTCGAGCGCGGTCGAACCCGCGGCGGCCATCCATTCGAAGATCGGCGATCCGGGGTCGGTGCGCAGTTTGGCGGCGAGGAAGTCGGAGACGTCAGCGACGCTGGTCGCCCCCGCGCCCCAGTTGGGGCCGGGGACCGTCGCGGTGAGGCCGTATTCGGCGGCGATGGCGGCGACGGCCTGGGGGTACTTGGCCTCCATCGTGGTCGCCGCGCCGTCATCGGAATAGCGGATCATTTGCTCGGCTAGGACGCGGTCCTCGGGCGAGCCGTCGCCGTGGCGCAGGGCGTAGTCGGCCATGAAAAGCTTGGCCAGTGACAGGCTCGAGCGTGACTCGTGTTCGTTCGCCGTGCCCCAGCCGGGGCCGAGCACCGTCCGAATGGAGATCGCGGTGCGGGGCGGCACTGCGGCCACTTCGCTTTCGCCGTTCTCGGCACAGGCGACCGGCGCGGAGAGTGCGAGGAACGCTCCGGCGAGCAGCGCGGTCGCCATCATTCGAAAGCCCATCTTCTCCTCCTGGCTCGCTGCGGCACGGCATCGGACCGTCGATCGGGACAGCGCCGCGTACGCACGATGGGGCGTACGTGATTCGGTTGCCCTGCGATTGCTCGAATGAAACGGGTCCGTTGCGCTCGTTCCCGTCCGCCGCGGCCGCTCGAGTCGGATTCGACAACGCGCGGAGTCGGCCTCTCACACGAGACGCAGGCCGAGACGACGCCGGACGCGCATATCCAGCAGGTAGGCGTTCAGCGGGAACGCGCGGATCGGTCGCGGGAGGCGGGACTGCGTGGCCCCGACGGCGCGCAGGATGTGGCCGAGCACGCGCTCGTCGAGGTCGGTCCAGGTCATGCCCATCTCGTCGCGCAGGTGCTGCGGCAGCAGGCCGGTCACGAAGAAGCGATGCAGCCGCCCGAACGCCAACTGTGCCGGTCGCGGCAGCATGCGCAGCTCGATGAGGTCGTCGAAATAGGCGCGGACCGCCGGGTCGATGCTGGTCTTGGCGAGATTCGCGGCCCAGTACGCGTCGAAGGCGCGCCGGTCGACGGGCCACATCGCTTCGGGCATCTGGAGGGTGGTGCCCAGCCGGGCGCCCAGGCGGTAGAAGGCGTCGGCGGTCGCCTCGTCCATCGGGCCGTGCATGCGCTCGTACAGATCCAGGGCTCCCCAGTGCAGGCAGGCCGCGACCCACAGTTGCAGCGTGGGATCGAAGGCGTTGTAGTGCATCGGGCTGGAGGCCGTCGAGTGGACTTGGCGATGCGCTACGTTGACCGCCTCGCGGTAGGCCGCGCGTTCCTCGTCGGTGCCGAGCATCGCCACGGACAGGTAGGTCAGCGTGGTGCGCAGCCGTTTGATCGGATGCAACATCACATTCCCGCTGTCGACCCTGCTCTCCAGGACGCCATAGCCGACCGGTGGAGTACTCAACTGCATGATGACGTTCGCGACGCCGCCGAAGAGGCCGGCTATGCCGTCGAGATATTGCCCGACGTCGAAGGAGTCCGGCGAGTCGTGGCGATGCGGTGCGCGAAGTGGCTTGGTCATCATCGACCTCGCAGTACTGAGAAGGCTGTGCAACAACTTTCTCACCGCGTCAGCAGGAGTGTCAACCATCACATCGACGGCTCGTCGGCGCGGGACACCGCGAGGCCGCCCGAGCCCGGCGAAGTAGCGTGGTCGAATGCCGTTCGGTCCGCCGCTGCTGCTCAGTTCCCTCAACCCGCTCGCCGTCGCAGGCGGAGCGGACATCCCCGACGCCGTCAGCATCGACGGCACCACCCTGTCTCGCAGCGACCTGCTGGGCGCGGCCACTTCGGTGGCCGAACGCGTCGCGCGCGCGGAGCGGGTGGCGGTGCTGGCCGAGCCGACCGTCCAGACCGTGCTCGCGGTGGTGGGCTGCCTCATCGCGGGCGTCACGGTGGTGCCGGTGCCCCCGGACTCCGGGACCGCGGAACGGGCGCACATCCTGGCCGACTCGGGCGCGCAGGCATGGCTGGGTACGGCGCCGGAGGACGCCGACCTGCCCGTGGTGCCGGTGCGGCGGCACGCGAGGTCATGGCACACCTACCCCGAACCGGACCCGGCCACGACGGCTTTCGTGCTCTACACCTCCGGAACTACCGGCCTGCCCAAGGGCGTGGTGCTCAGTCGGGGCGCGATCGCCGCAGGCCTGGACGCCCTCGCCGAGGCATGGGCATGGACCGCCGGGGACACTCTGGTGCACGGGCTTCCACTGTTCCACGTGCACGGACTGATCCTCGGCGTGCTCGGCCCGCTGCGCGTGGGCAGTCCGCTCGTCCACACCGGCAAGCCGACGCCGCAGGCCTACGCGGCCGCGAAGGGTTCGCTGTACTTCGGCGTGCCGACCGTGTGGTCGCGAGTGGTCGACGACCCCGACTCGGCGAGGCAATTGGCCGACGCGCGGCTTCTGGTCTCCGGCAGCGCGCCGCTGCCCGTACCGGTGTTCGAACGACTGCGCGAGCTGACCGGGCACGCGCCGGTCGAGCGCTACGGCATGAGCGAAACCATGATCACGCTGTCCACCCGGGCCGACGGCGAGCGCAGGCCCGGCTGGGTCGGCACGCCGGTACGCGGCGTGCGCACCCGGATCCGGGACGAGTCCGGCGCCCCCGTCCCGCACGACGGCGAGAGCATCGGCGGCCTCGAGGTCAGCGGGCCCATGCTCTTCGACGGCTACCTGAACCGCCCGGAGGCGACCGCGCAGAGCTGGACCGAGGACGGCTGGTTCCGGACCGGTGACGTCGCCGCCATCGCCGCCGACGGCTTCCACCGCATCGTCGGCCGGGAATCGGTGGACCTGATCAAGTCCGGTGGCTACCGGGTCGGGGCGGGGGAGGTCGAGACGGTGCTGCTCGGTCACCCCGCCGTCGCGGAGGTCGCCGTGGTCGGCCTGCCCGACGACGACCTGGGCCAGCGCATCACCGCCTTCGTCGTGCTGCGCGGCAACGCGTCCGAACGCGAACTGATCGACCACGTGGCCGGAGAACTCTCGGTGCACAAGCGCCCGCGCGAGATCCGGATGGTCGACGCACTGCCGCGCAATGCCATGGGCAAGGTGCAGAAGAAGAAGCTGGGTTGACCTCGAGTCAGGTAGAGGTTTTACGGTCGGCGCATGACCGCGACCTTGACACCCGAACAGATCGACTACCTGCACACCCAGCGGCTGGGCCGTCTGGCCACCGTCCGGCCCGACGGCACCCCCCAGAACAACCCGGTCGGCTTTCGCTACAACCCCGAGCTGGGCACCATCGACATCGCGGGCTGGAACATGGGCGCCTCATGGAAATTCCGTAACCTCGCCACCAACGACCGCGTCGCCTTCGTGGTCGACGACGTCGCCTCGGTCCAACCC
Encoded here:
- a CDS encoding acyl-CoA synthetase, whose product is MPFGPPLLLSSLNPLAVAGGADIPDAVSIDGTTLSRSDLLGAATSVAERVARAERVAVLAEPTVQTVLAVVGCLIAGVTVVPVPPDSGTAERAHILADSGAQAWLGTAPEDADLPVVPVRRHARSWHTYPEPDPATTAFVLYTSGTTGLPKGVVLSRGAIAAGLDALAEAWAWTAGDTLVHGLPLFHVHGLILGVLGPLRVGSPLVHTGKPTPQAYAAAKGSLYFGVPTVWSRVVDDPDSARQLADARLLVSGSAPLPVPVFERLRELTGHAPVERYGMSETMITLSTRADGERRPGWVGTPVRGVRTRIRDESGAPVPHDGESIGGLEVSGPMLFDGYLNRPEATAQSWTEDGWFRTGDVAAIAADGFHRIVGRESVDLIKSGGYRVGAGEVETVLLGHPAVAEVAVVGLPDDDLGQRITAFVVLRGNASERELIDHVAGELSVHKRPREIRMVDALPRNAMGKVQKKKLG
- a CDS encoding PPOX class F420-dependent oxidoreductase, with product MTATLTPEQIDYLHTQRLGRLATVRPDGTPQNNPVGFRYNPELGTIDIAGWNMGASWKFRNLATNDRVAFVVDDVASVQPWRVRCLEIRGSAEALTDVEPYISGVSREMIRIHPQRVIAFGLTDQTDTP